Part of the Amycolatopsis sp. 195334CR genome is shown below.
TGACCGACTCGACGCAGGCCGCTTTCATCCCGGAGGACTTCCCACTCACCCAGGTCACCGAGGCGGAACTCGCGCGGATCGCGACCACCTCGATCGACGACCTGTACCCGGCGACGCCGATGCAGCAGGGTTTGCTGTTCCACACGCTGTCCGCACCCGACTCGGGTGTCTACATCGAACAGATCCGGCTCCGGCTGTCCGGTGAGCTGCGAGTGTCCACTTTGTGCGACGCGTGGGAACGGACCGTGCAACGGCATCCCGCGTTGCGCACCGCGCTGGCCTGGCAGGACCTCACGACGCCGTACCAGGTGGTGCACACCAAGGTCGCCGCGCCGATCGTCATCGAGGAACGCGACGACCTCGACGCACTGCTGCGCGAGGACCGGACCGCCGGGTTCTCGCTGTCCGACGCGCCGCTGATGCGCCTGCGGCTGATCCGCGCCGACGACCGGTCCTGGGACCTCGTCTGGTCGCACCACCACGTCGTGCTGGACGGGTGGAGCGCGGCGCTGGTGCTGGAGGACTTCTTCGCCGTGTACCGCGCGCTGGTGGCCGGGGAGGAACCGTCCGCGGTGACGGCACCGCCGTACCGCGACTACGTCGAATGGCTGGCCGCGCAGGACCTCGGCACGGCCGAGGAGTACTGGCGCACGCACCTCGCCGGGTTCACCGAGCCGACGCGGCTGGGCATCGAGCAGGTCATCGCCGCGACGGCGCGTCGTCCGGAAGCAGCCGAGTCCACTGTGGAACTGCCGAAGGAACTGTCGGACCGCACCCGCGAATTCGCCCGTGCGCACGGGCTCACGCTGAACACCGTGCTGATGGGCGCCTGGTCGCTGCTGCTGTCGCGGTACTCCGGCCAGCGGGACCTGGTCTTCGGCGTCACCTCCGCCGGGCGTCCGGCGGAAGTGTCCGAAGTGGAGCGGATGATCGGTTTGTTTATCAACACGCTCCCCGCACGCGTGGGCGTGCCCGCCGAACAGCGGGTCGCCGACTGGCTGCGCGACCTCCAGCGGGTGGAGACCGAGCGCCGCCGGTACGAGAACACCCCGCTGACCAAGGCACACGAGTGGAGCGACATCGCGGGCGGGACCCCATTGTTCGACCACATCTTCGTGGTGGAGAATTACCTGCTCGACGAGTCCGTGTTCCAAGTGGACGAATCTCTGCGCGTCTCGGACTACCGCTCCTACGAGCAGACGAACTACCTGCTGGCGCTGGTGGTGGAACCGCTGGAACGGCTCACCCTGCGCACGCGGCACGATCCCGACCGGCTCGCCGCCGACACCGTGGAGCGGCTGCTCGGCCACTTCGAGGTGCTGCTGGACGGGGTCATCTCCGCGCCACAGCGGCCGGTCGGCGAGGTGCCGCTGCTCAGTGCGGCCGAGCGCGAGATGCTGGTGCGCCAGTGGAACGACACCGACGAGGACTTCGGTGCGCCTGCCTGTGTGCACGAGGGTGTGTGGGCGGCTGGGGCGCGGTTCCCGGACGCGCCGGCGGTCATCGCGCACGACGGGGTGCTGACGTACGGGGAGTTGCTGGCGCGGGCGTCGCGGATCGGCTGGTGGTTGCGGGAGCAGGGTGCGCGGCCGAACGAGTTGGTCGGCGTGTGCCTGCCGAAGGGCGTGGAGCAGATCGCGGCGGTCTTGGGCGTGGTGGCTTCGGGGGCGGCTTATCTGCCGCTGGATCCAGGGCTACCGCAGGCGCGGCTCGCGGAACTGATCGAACTCGGTGGGGTCACGCGGGTGCTGACGGGCTCGGGTATCGAGCTTCCGGGCGGTGTGACCCGACTGGATCTGGATGTCGAAAAGCTGGCGACCTATTCGGCGGAAATGCCGGACGTGGTGCAGGCCCCGACGGATCTGGCGTACGTGATCTTCACGTCGGGGTCCACCGGGGTGCCGAAGGGCGTGATGATCGATCACCTCGGGGTGCACAACACCGTGGTCGACATCAATCGGCGCTTCGAGGTGACGCCGGACGACCGGGTGCTGGGGCTCGCGTCGTTGAGCTTCGACCTATCGGTGTACGACATTTTCGGTCCGCTGGCGGTGGGGGCGGCGTTGGTGCTTCCGGCGCCGGACGGGGTGAAGGATCCTTCGCACTGGGTGGAGTTGATCGAGCGGTATCGGGTGACGGTGTGGGACTCGGTGCCGATGTTGTTGCAGCTGCTGGTGGAGGCGCCGGAGGCTTCGGCCGAGAAGCTGGCCTCGCTGCGAGTCGGGTTGCTTTCGGGTGACTGGATTCCGGTGTCGTTGCCCGAGAAGGTGTGGGCTTTGAACCCGGGGATGAAGATCTTCAGTGGTGGTGGGGCGACGGAGGCGTCGATCTGGTCGATCTCGTATCCGATCACCGAGGTGGACCCGTCGTGGACGAGCATTCCGTATGGTCGTCCGTTGTCCAACCAGCGCTTTTACGTCCTGAACGAGGCGCAGCAGTTGTGTCCGGTGGGCGTGGCCGGTGAGTTGTGCATTGGCGGTATCGGGGTGGCGCGCGGGTATTGGGGTGATGAGGAGCGGACGAACGCGAGCTTCTTGCCTGACCCGTTCTCCGATGATCCGCGGGCATTGCTGTACCGGACTGGTGACCTGGGGCGGTGGCGCAGTGATGGGGTGATCGAGTTCCTCGGGCGCGTGGATCACCAGGTGAAGATCCGCGGCTTCCGGGTGGAGCTGGGGGAGATCGACTCGGTGTTGTCGGCGCATCCGGCGGTGGCCGAGTCGGTGACGGTGGTGCACCAGGAAGGCACGAACCGGCGGCTTGCGTCCTACGTGGTCGCTGAGAACGCGGATGTCACGGCATTGCAGGAATGGGTGCGCGAGCGGTTGCCCGAGTACATGGTCCCGGCTGGGGTCACCGTGCTGGACAGGCTTCCGTTGTCGTCGAACGGCAAGGTGGACCGGTCCGCGCTGCCGGAACCGGAGTGGCAGTCCGACGGCGAGTACGTCGAGGCGCGGTCCGCCACCGAGAAGGCGCTGGCCGGAGTGTGGGCCGAGGTGCTGGGTGTCGAGCGTGTGGGCATCCACGACAATTTCTTCGCCCTCGGTGGCGACTCGATCCTGTCGATCCAGATGGTGTCGCGGGCGGCTCAGGCCGGGATCCACCTGACACCGGCGCAGGTGTTCCGCGAGCAGACCGTGGCCCGGCTGGCGGAAATGGTCGGGGAGAAGCGCACGTCGATTCAACGGCGTGAACGTGGTGCGGTCTCGCGGCTGTCCAGGGGACAGGAAGCGCTCTGGTCAATTTATCGATTCGCCGACGAATCGGGGGCCTACCACGTCGCGACCGCGATGCGGGTGCTGTCCCCGTTGGACAACGAGCTGCTGCGGTCTGCCTGGCAGACGGTGGTTTCCCGGCACAGCCTGCTCGGCGCGGTGTTCGGCGAGGACGATCAAGGGCCTTTCTTCCGGATCGATCCCGGTGCGGTGGCCGACTTCGACGTGGTGGACGCCCGTGCGGTGGCCGACCTGGAAGGCCTGGTCGCCGACGAGGCCGACCGTCCGTTCGCTTTGGACGATGGCGCGCCGGTCCGGCTCCGCGTGTTCGAGCGTGACGGCGAGTCGGTCCTGCTGATCTGCGCGCACCACATCGTGGTCGACCTCTGGTCGTGCGTGGTGCTGCTGGAGGAACTGGCGCTCGAATACCGGGGCGAGGCATCCATGCCGCCGCCGGCCGTCGAGTACGCCGACTTCGTGGACTGGCAGCGGGAACTGCTGTCCGGCGCCGACGGCGAGCGGCTGTGGGAGTACTGGCGTGAGCGGCTCGACGGTGATCTGCCGGTGCTCGCCCTGCCCGCCGACCGCCCGCGCCCAGCCGTGCAGTCGTTCCGCGGCGCGAACCGCGTGTTCAACGTCGGCCAGGAGATCTCCGAAGGGCTGAAGGAACTGGGTGCCCGGCTCGGGGTGACGCCGTTCGTGGTGCTGCTGTCGGCGTACCAGCTGTTCCTGCACCGCGAGACCGGGCAGAATCGGATCGTGGTCGGCTCACCGACGGCGGGGCGCGGGCAGCCGGAGATCGACAACGTGGTCGGGTACTTCATCAACCCGTTGCCGATGCTCACCGACTTCACCCCGGATATGTCCTTTGAGGACACGCTCAGGCAGGTCAACGAGGTGGTCCTCGGGGCGTTCGAGCACGAGGACTTCCCGATGGCGGAGATGGTCGAGCGGCTCGCCCCCGAGCGCGACTCCTCGTATTCGCCGCTGTACCAGACGATGTTCGTGATGCAGCGGACGCAGGCGTTCGACACCGAAGGGCTGGCGCCATTGGCCGTCGGTGCCGGGAACCGGCTCCAGGTGGGCGAGGGCGAGGCGATCGAGCTGCACTCGCTGGTGGTCGAGCCCGCCACCGTGCAACGCCGGTGGTCGATGTTCGACCTGACCTGGATGGTCGCCGAGTCGGACGACGGGTTCCTGGTTTCGGTGGACTACAACACGGATCTGTTCGACGAGAGCACGGTCGACCGGTTCCTGGAACACTTCCGCGTGCTGCTGGACGGGGTCGTCGCGGCGCCGGAGCGGCCGGTCGGTGAGGTGCCGCTGCTGACCGAAGCCGAACGGAACCGGCTGGTCCACGAGTGGAACGACACCGACGAGGATTTCGGTGCGCCTGCCTGTGTGCACGAGGGCGTGTGGGCGGCTGGGGCGCGGTATCCGGAGGCGACCGCGGTCATCGCGCACGACGGTGAGCTGACCTACCGGGAGCTGCTGGCTCGGGCGTCGCGAATCGGCTGGTGGTTGCGCGAACAGGGTGCCCTGCCGAACGAGCTGGTGGGTATCTGCCTGCCGAAGGGGGTGAACCAGGTCGCCGCGGTGCTGGGCGTGGTGGCCTCGGGCGCGGCCTACCTGCCGCTGGACCCGGCCCTGCCGCAGGCGCGGCTCGCCGAGCTGATCGAGCTCGGCGGGGTGAAGCACGTGCTCACCGCGTCCGATGTGGACCTTCCCCCGGTCGGCACGCGGCTCGACCTGGATCGGGATCAGCTGACCGGGTTCTCCTCGCGGATGCCGGACGTGGTGCAGACTCCGACGGATCTGGCGTACGTGATCTTCACATCGGGTTCCACTGGAGTGCCGAAGGGTGTGATGATCGATCACCTCGGGGTGCACAACACGGTCGTAGACATCAATCGGCGCTTCGAGGTGATGCCGGAGGATCGGGTGCTGGGGCTGGCGTCGTTGAGTTTTGACTTGTCGGTGTACGACATTTTCGGTCCGCTGGCGGTGGGGGCGGCGTTGGTGCTCCCGGCGCCCGAAGGCGTGAAGGACCCGTCGCATTGGGTTGAGCTGGTGGACCGGCATGACGTGACTGTCTGGGACTCGGTCCCGATGTTGTTGCAGCTGCTGGTGGAGGCGCCGGAGGCGGACGCCACCAGCCTTGCGTCCCTCCGAGTGGGGCTGCTCTCGGGGGACTGGATTCCGGTGTCGTTGCCCGAGAAGGTGTGGGCGCTGAACCCGGGGATGAAGATCTTCAGCGGTGGTGGGGCGACGGAGGCGTCGATCTGGTCGATCTCGTACCCCATCACGGAAGTCGACCCGTCGTGGACGAGCATTCCGTACGGTCGTCCGTTGTCCAACCAGCGCTTTTACGTCCTGAACGAGGCACAGCAGTTGTGCCCGGTGGGCGTGGCCGGTGAGTTGTGCATCGGCGGCATCGGGGTGGCGCGCGGGTATTGGGGTGACGAGGAGCGGACGAACGCAAGCTTCCTGTCCGACCCGTTCTCCGACGACCCGCGGGCGTTGCTCTACCGCACCGGTGACCTCGGGCGGTGGCGTAGTGATGGAGTGATCGAGTTCCTTGGGCGCGTCGACCACCAGGTCAAGATCCGCGGCTTCCGCGTGGAGCTGGGCGAGATCGACTCGGCGCTGACGGCCCATGAAGCCGTTTCCGACGCGGTCACCGTCGTCCACGGCGAAGGCACCGGAAAGCGGCTGGCGTCCTATGTGGTCACTGAAGCCGATCCCGCCGAACTGCGGGGCTGGGTGCGCGACCGGCTGCCCGAGTACATGGTCCCGGCCGGGATCACCGTGCTCGAAAGGCTCCCGTTGTCGTCCAACGGCAAGGTGGACCGGTCGGCGTTGCCGGAGCCGGTGTGGCAGGCGGCTGACGAGTTCGTCGAGGCCCGGTCCGACCAGGAACGCGTGCTCGCCGAGATCTGGGCCGACGTGCTCGGCCTGGACGAAGTCGGGGTGCTGGACAACTTCTTCGCGCTCGGCGGCGACTCGATCCTGTCGATCCAGATGGTCTCCCGGGCTGCCCAGCACGGCATTCACCTGACGCCCGCGCAGGTGTTCCGGGAGCAGACCGTGGCCCGGCTGGTCGAAGTGGCTGGTCAGGGGCCGGTGGTGGTCGCCGAGCAGGGACCCGTGGTCGGACCCGTCGAGCTGGGGCCGGTGCAGCGCTGGTTCTTCGGCCTCGAACTGGAGAACCCGGACCACTGGAACCAGGGCGTGGTGCTGGAGTCGAGCATCGAGCTCGATCCGGACCTGGTCGCCGAGGCGCTCGGCAAGGTGGTCGCGCACCACGACGTGCTGAGGTCGCGGTTCGTCGACCGCGCTCAGGAACAGCTCGAAACCGACGAGGTACCGGTCGAGCTGATCGACGGCTCCGGCCGCGACGCCGACGTGGTGATGGTCGACGCCGTTCGCGCCGCGCATTCGGGCCTGGACCTGGAGAACGGGCCGCTGCTGCGTGCCGTGGTCGTCGACCTCGACGACGCCCAACGGCTCGTCCTCGCCTGCCACCACCTGGTGGTCGACGCGGTGTCCTGGCGGTTCATCGTCGAGGACTTCGAGCGCGCTTATCTCGACGAAGGCGACTTCCCGCCGAAGACCACCTCGTTCGCG
Proteins encoded:
- a CDS encoding non-ribosomal peptide synthetase, which encodes MRSLDRIETELDLESVPYLRDLELAGVPVVPSAVVLEIAGATAAIAEQGEAMVGVRLPEPVVHTENDTVELVADLYQNSTGAYGVRIHRADWARTVHVEALFAPGSSAEKTADPIPLDDIRRRCGQPVSRDEFYADLTALGISCGAALGCVESAWRGNQEILGAVRSPVSEAESELYRLHPVMLEAALQPAFALLTPWTGSGWYLGGIDRFEIHREGATVAWTHVVRTDTGENLPGAATFHIGLLDADGYVVAELTGVQLRVFGTGELRPPRLEPPSGEEIRALEGDEQRDTIHTALHRWLAQVMRIDADELDTNRKLRSYGIDSFMGMELKALLQRHWEIDIPLTLLFDGRSVETLTEDVVQRFSGHHANRITRRERGEISRLSRGQEALWSIHRFAAESGAYHVATALRVLSPLDLDKLENAWQTVVARHGLLGATFGEDDQGPFYRLGSATDFDCVDARAVNDFERLLADEADLPFVLEDSVPVRLRVYQRPDGESVLLLCAHHIVVDMWSCVVLLEDLALAYGGGTEASVPAVEYADFVDWQRELVASPEGDRLWNYWRERLSGELPVLALPGDRPRPAVQSFRGASRVFGIGRELTERLKELGVRCGVTPFVVLLSAYQLLLHRETGQERVVVGSPISGRGRSELERTVGYFVNPVPLIADFTDQMSFEDTLRQVHEVVLGAFEHEDFPMAEMVERLAPERDSSYSPLYQTMFVMQRSQAFDQEGLAPLAVGAGSRLQVEAIELHSLVVEPVTVPRNWSMFDLTWMVAESDDGFLVSVDYNTDLFDESTVDRFLEHFRVLLDGVAGAPERAVAKVPLLAAAEHDLMVRQWNDTAVDFGAAAAGRVHEGVWAAGACFPDATAVIAHDGSVTYRELLARASRIGWWLREQGARPNELVGVCLEKCTDQVAAVLGVVASGAAYLPLDPGLPQARLAELVDLGAVKQVLTRSGIELPDGVTRLDLDAANLASYPAGLPDVVQAPTDLAYVIFTSGSTGVPKGVMIDHLGVLNTVVDINQRFDVTPDDRVLGLASLSFDLSVYDIFGPLAVGAALVLPAPEGVKDPSHWVELIDRHGVTVWDSVPMLLQLLVEAPEASAQTLASLRIGLLSGDWIPVTLPEKVWALNPEMKLFSGGGATEASIWSITHPITEVDPGWTSIPYGRPLSNQRFYILNSAQEPCPVGVAGELCIGGIGVARGYWRDEERTNASFLPDPFSDDPRALLYRTGDLGRWRKDGVIEFLGRVDHQVKIRGFRVELGEIDSVLSAHPAVAESVTVVHQDGVNRRLASYVVTEADPAELRDWVHSRLPEYMVPAGVTRLDRLPLSSNGKVDRSALPEPVWQAADEFVEARSEQERVLARIWAEVLGVERVGVRDNFFALGGDSILSIQMVSRAAQHGIQLTPAQVFREQTVARLVEVAGQGPVVVADQGPVVGPVELGPVQRWFFGLDLTNRDHWNQTVVLEADGELDAERVAKALETVLDRHDVLRSRFAREDGQWRQEQLAEATAPVVDGDPNRGLDIEHGPLLQAAITGNTVTIACHHLVIDAVSWRFVLEDFERAYLGEGEMPAKTTSYAEWSSRLADYDASDQVEYWRELVDTITPLPADLSGDDTHATAVTRRVLLPAASLVDAGRRMKARPDELVLTAWARALAEWTGRDGVTVDVEAHGREALSDDVDLSRTAGWFTAIRPVHLPVGGTDEIGALRAVKRSLREAPDQGIGYGLLRAQLGRDAPVLFNYLGQIDQAGAVFALRYDPAANDAGYAPENRRHHTFEINAGLHHDQLLIDFTYSSARHEGTTIDGLLDSVQRQLTALTDSTQAAFIPEDFPLTQVTEAELARIATTSIDDLYPATPMQQGLLFHTLSAPDSGVYIEQIRLRLSGELRVSTLCDAWERTVQRHPALRTALAWQDLTTPYQVVHTKVAAPIVIEERDDLDALLREDRTAGFSLSDAPLMRLRLIRADDRSWDLVWSHHHVVLDGWSAALVLEDFFAVYRALVAGEEPSAVTAPPYRDYVEWLAAQDLGTAEEYWRTHLAGFTEPTRLGIEQVIAATARRPEAAESTVELPKELSDRTREFARAHGLTLNTVLMGAWSLLLSRYSGQRDLVFGVTSAGRPAEVSEVERMIGLFINTLPARVGVPAEQRVADWLRDLQRVETERRRYENTPLTKAHEWSDIAGGTPLFDHIFVVENYLLDESVFQVDESLRVSDYRSYEQTNYLLALVVEPLERLTLRTRHDPDRLAADTVERLLGHFEVLLDGVISAPQRPVGEVPLLSAAEREMLVRQWNDTDEDFGAPACVHEGVWAAGARFPDAPAVIAHDGVLTYGELLARASRIGWWLREQGARPNELVGVCLPKGVEQIAAVLGVVASGAAYLPLDPGLPQARLAELIELGGVTRVLTGSGIELPGGVTRLDLDVEKLATYSAEMPDVVQAPTDLAYVIFTSGSTGVPKGVMIDHLGVHNTVVDINRRFEVTPDDRVLGLASLSFDLSVYDIFGPLAVGAALVLPAPDGVKDPSHWVELIERYRVTVWDSVPMLLQLLVEAPEASAEKLASLRVGLLSGDWIPVSLPEKVWALNPGMKIFSGGGATEASIWSISYPITEVDPSWTSIPYGRPLSNQRFYVLNEAQQLCPVGVAGELCIGGIGVARGYWGDEERTNASFLPDPFSDDPRALLYRTGDLGRWRSDGVIEFLGRVDHQVKIRGFRVELGEIDSVLSAHPAVAESVTVVHQEGTNRRLASYVVAENADVTALQEWVRERLPEYMVPAGVTVLDRLPLSSNGKVDRSALPEPEWQSDGEYVEARSATEKALAGVWAEVLGVERVGIHDNFFALGGDSILSIQMVSRAAQAGIHLTPAQVFREQTVARLAEMVGEKRTSIQRRERGAVSRLSRGQEALWSIYRFADESGAYHVATAMRVLSPLDNELLRSAWQTVVSRHSLLGAVFGEDDQGPFFRIDPGAVADFDVVDARAVADLEGLVADEADRPFALDDGAPVRLRVFERDGESVLLICAHHIVVDLWSCVVLLEELALEYRGEASMPPPAVEYADFVDWQRELLSGADGERLWEYWRERLDGDLPVLALPADRPRPAVQSFRGANRVFNVGQEISEGLKELGARLGVTPFVVLLSAYQLFLHRETGQNRIVVGSPTAGRGQPEIDNVVGYFINPLPMLTDFTPDMSFEDTLRQVNEVVLGAFEHEDFPMAEMVERLAPERDSSYSPLYQTMFVMQRTQAFDTEGLAPLAVGAGNRLQVGEGEAIELHSLVVEPATVQRRWSMFDLTWMVAESDDGFLVSVDYNTDLFDESTVDRFLEHFRVLLDGVVAAPERPVGEVPLLTEAERNRLVHEWNDTDEDFGAPACVHEGVWAAGARYPEATAVIAHDGELTYRELLARASRIGWWLREQGALPNELVGICLPKGVNQVAAVLGVVASGAAYLPLDPALPQARLAELIELGGVKHVLTASDVDLPPVGTRLDLDRDQLTGFSSRMPDVVQTPTDLAYVIFTSGSTGVPKGVMIDHLGVHNTVVDINRRFEVMPEDRVLGLASLSFDLSVYDIFGPLAVGAALVLPAPEGVKDPSHWVELVDRHDVTVWDSVPMLLQLLVEAPEADATSLASLRVGLLSGDWIPVSLPEKVWALNPGMKIFSGGGATEASIWSISYPITEVDPSWTSIPYGRPLSNQRFYVLNEAQQLCPVGVAGELCIGGIGVARGYWGDEERTNASFLSDPFSDDPRALLYRTGDLGRWRSDGVIEFLGRVDHQVKIRGFRVELGEIDSALTAHEAVSDAVTVVHGEGTGKRLASYVVTEADPAELRGWVRDRLPEYMVPAGITVLERLPLSSNGKVDRSALPEPVWQAADEFVEARSDQERVLAEIWADVLGLDEVGVLDNFFALGGDSILSIQMVSRAAQHGIHLTPAQVFREQTVARLVEVAGQGPVVVAEQGPVVGPVELGPVQRWFFGLELENPDHWNQGVVLESSIELDPDLVAEALGKVVAHHDVLRSRFVDRAQEQLETDEVPVELIDGSGRDADVVMVDAVRAAHSGLDLENGPLLRAVVVDLDDAQRLVLACHHLVVDAVSWRFIVEDFERAYLDEGDFPPKTTSFAEWTSRLYDHDVSGQADYWRQVASTITPLPVDRAGQDVQASAITRRLTLPADVTAELVENARRTKARTDELVLTACAQGLADWSDRAGITIDVEGHGREPLFDDVDLTRTAGWFTVIRPVHLPVGGAEAAEAVRVVKQALREAPDNGLGYGLLREQLGLPDAPVLFNYLGQVDESATGDSVFRLQLDNPAWASAAQAPENTRHHTLEINAGIHHTELVLDLTYSTERHSDTTAADLLDGIRRRLEVLAGHAEAAAHTSDFPLAGLSQQALDDLVAKMEGNAGA